A portion of the Acidisarcina polymorpha genome contains these proteins:
- a CDS encoding hydrogenase expression protein HypE, whose amino-acid sequence MTGTSNGKSSAVTDVHIVWITAGLGCDGDSVSITAAEQPSIEDVLLGAIPGLPKVHLHNPVLAYENGDEFMKFYYQAEKGELDPFVLVVEGSIPNEKIKKEGYWAAVGTNPDTGQPITTCEWIDRLSPKALAVVAIGTCATYGGIHAMEGNPTGCMGLADYLGWNWRSKAGLPIVNVPGCPVQPDNFMETVLYLLYQVAGMAPMIPLDKQLRPTWLFGKTVHEGCDRGSYYEQGEFAEEYGSSKCLVKLGCWGPVVDCNVTKRGWMRGIGGCPNVGGICIGCTMPGFPDKFMPFMDEPPGAKLSTKTIAVYGHMIRSLRSITNATVNKEPKWRHPRTELTTGYRPNTY is encoded by the coding sequence ATGACAGGGACTTCGAACGGTAAGTCGTCGGCCGTAACCGATGTCCACATCGTGTGGATTACGGCAGGCCTAGGCTGTGACGGAGATAGCGTTTCGATCACCGCGGCCGAGCAGCCGAGCATCGAAGACGTGCTGCTTGGGGCAATTCCCGGGCTGCCCAAGGTCCATCTGCATAATCCCGTGCTGGCTTATGAAAACGGCGACGAGTTCATGAAGTTCTATTACCAGGCGGAGAAGGGCGAGCTTGATCCATTCGTGCTGGTGGTAGAGGGCTCGATTCCGAACGAAAAGATTAAGAAGGAAGGCTACTGGGCGGCCGTCGGTACCAATCCGGATACCGGCCAGCCGATCACGACCTGCGAATGGATCGATCGCCTTTCCCCGAAAGCATTGGCCGTCGTAGCGATTGGAACCTGCGCGACCTATGGCGGAATTCATGCCATGGAGGGCAATCCCACAGGGTGCATGGGGCTGGCCGATTATCTAGGCTGGAATTGGCGGTCCAAGGCAGGGCTTCCTATTGTGAATGTGCCGGGCTGCCCGGTCCAGCCGGATAACTTCATGGAGACGGTCCTCTATCTGCTCTACCAGGTGGCAGGGATGGCCCCGATGATCCCGCTCGACAAACAGCTGCGGCCAACCTGGCTGTTTGGCAAGACGGTGCATGAAGGATGCGACCGCGGGTCGTACTACGAGCAGGGCGAGTTCGCTGAAGAGTATGGCAGCTCGAAATGCCTGGTCAAGCTGGGTTGCTGGGGGCCGGTGGTCGACTGCAATGTCACTAAGCGGGGATGGATGCGCGGCATTGGAGGCTGTCCAAATGTCGGAGGTATCTGTATTGGATGCACCATGCCCGGCTTTCCGGATAAGTTCATGCCGTTCATGGATGAGCCACCAGGCGCAAAACTCTCGACTAAAACCATTGCCGTCTACGGGCATATGATTCGTTCGCTGCGCAGCATCACCAATGCGACCGTCAACAAGGAACCGAAGTGGCGACATCCAAGGACGGAACTCACCACCGGCTATCGTCCTAACACGTACTAA
- the sseA gene encoding 3-mercaptopyruvate sulfurtransferase — MNPFVSPSWANGRMRDPATIFVDATLPPVGVHPKVDTRARYLDKHLPGAVFFDIDELSDHSTPLPHMLPSAASFGRDMSALGIGDRATIVLYEQEGVFSSPRAWWMLRTFGAQDVRILDGGLRAWVEAGLPVESGPVQRTAATFNAALDPEAVRSFSQVQHLIAERSQILDARSRSRFDGASPEPRPGISSGHIPGATSVPYTELLEDGRLKAADKLLELFATKGVDLSRPITTTCGSGVTAAVVLLGLEIAGAKHVALYDGSWAEYAQHPQAVIEKTG; from the coding sequence ATGAATCCTTTCGTCTCACCTTCCTGGGCCAATGGCCGGATGCGGGATCCGGCGACGATATTTGTGGATGCGACCCTGCCGCCAGTCGGCGTGCATCCAAAGGTCGATACTCGGGCGCGGTACCTCGACAAGCACCTTCCAGGTGCGGTCTTTTTCGATATCGACGAACTGTCTGACCACTCGACGCCGTTGCCCCATATGTTGCCTTCAGCCGCTTCCTTCGGCCGCGACATGTCCGCGCTTGGCATCGGAGATCGAGCGACGATTGTCCTCTACGAGCAGGAGGGGGTCTTCTCGTCGCCGCGAGCCTGGTGGATGCTGCGCACTTTTGGAGCACAAGATGTCCGAATCCTTGACGGAGGACTGCGTGCCTGGGTCGAAGCTGGATTGCCGGTGGAGTCGGGTCCGGTCCAGCGGACGGCTGCCACTTTCAATGCTGCCTTGGATCCGGAAGCCGTGCGTAGTTTCAGCCAGGTTCAGCATTTGATTGCGGAGCGTTCCCAGATTCTCGACGCCCGCTCCCGCAGTCGCTTTGATGGCGCCTCTCCTGAACCCCGACCCGGTATAAGCTCCGGACACATCCCAGGGGCTACCAGCGTCCCATATACCGAATTGCTGGAGGACGGGCGGCTGAAGGCTGCAGACAAGCTTCTCGAGCTCTTTGCCACTAAGGGCGTCGATCTCAGCCGGCCGATCACCACCACCTGCGGCTCAGGAGTTACCGCGGCGGTCGTTTTGCTCGGCCTTGAGATCGCTGGGGCGAAGCATGTCGCCCTATACGACGGCTCCTGGGCCGAGTACGCCCAACACCCTCAGGCAGTGATTGAGAAAACCGGCTGA
- a CDS encoding SDR family NAD(P)-dependent oxidoreductase, which produces MKFLPSFALDGQVALVTAAARGLGRAISLALAEAGASLALGLRDVTEDSGIVDEVAALGGRALPLQMDMGNQEQIRRAISTAVDHFGRLDILVNNAGIAPTNLALDVREDDFDRTVAINLKGTFFACQAAGEVMKRQNGGRIINMSSQAGFVALPTESIYCMTKAGIVHLTKCLAVEWGKYNINVNAVAPTFIHTPGTEPVLSSPDFYAETVNKVAALHRIGEPREVAGAVVFLASPAASLITGHTMLIDGGWTAV; this is translated from the coding sequence GTGAAATTTCTACCGTCGTTCGCGCTGGATGGACAGGTTGCACTCGTTACCGCCGCTGCTCGCGGGTTGGGCAGGGCAATTTCCTTGGCGCTCGCAGAAGCGGGCGCCTCCCTGGCGCTTGGCTTGCGTGATGTTACCGAGGATAGCGGCATCGTAGACGAGGTCGCGGCACTGGGCGGCCGAGCGCTTCCGTTACAAATGGACATGGGAAATCAGGAGCAGATCCGACGTGCAATCTCGACTGCGGTCGATCATTTCGGCAGGCTCGATATCCTGGTGAACAATGCCGGCATTGCCCCGACGAACCTGGCGCTCGATGTTCGCGAAGACGACTTCGATCGAACCGTTGCGATCAACTTGAAAGGCACGTTCTTTGCATGTCAGGCGGCTGGCGAGGTCATGAAGCGGCAAAATGGCGGCCGCATCATCAACATGAGTTCCCAGGCAGGATTCGTTGCATTGCCGACGGAGTCGATTTATTGCATGACCAAGGCAGGAATCGTCCACCTGACAAAGTGTTTAGCCGTGGAATGGGGCAAGTACAACATCAATGTCAATGCCGTAGCGCCAACCTTCATCCACACGCCCGGAACCGAGCCTGTCCTCTCCTCTCCAGACTTTTATGCAGAGACAGTGAACAAGGTCGCTGCGCTCCATCGTATCGGAGAGCCGCGAGAGGTGGCCGGAGCTGTGGTCTTTCTCGCATCGCCCGCCGCATCGCTCATCACTGGACATACAATGTTGATCGATGGTGGCTGGACTGCGGTTTAG
- a CDS encoding response regulator transcription factor has product MSENQGTILIVEDDPRIQKVLYRLFHDQGYQTEIAPDGQAGVESFQSCSPVAVVLDLILPRLSGLEVCKHIKRVSPETPVLMLSAVSEVVDKVLLLELGAEDYVTKPFSPRELLARVQASIRRRRKPEPTLTYKFGDCEIDFLKMTARKDGGKITLTAHEFKLLRFFTENPERVLSRDELLNVVWGYNSYPTTRTVDNQILKLRQKLESDPANPRHLQTIYGAGYKFAP; this is encoded by the coding sequence GTGAGTGAGAATCAAGGTACGATCCTGATCGTCGAGGATGATCCCCGAATCCAAAAAGTGCTTTACCGTCTCTTTCACGACCAAGGATATCAGACGGAAATTGCGCCCGACGGCCAGGCCGGAGTCGAATCCTTCCAATCCTGTTCACCGGTTGCGGTCGTGCTCGACTTGATCTTGCCCCGGCTCTCCGGTCTGGAGGTGTGCAAGCACATCAAAAGAGTCTCTCCAGAGACACCGGTGCTCATGCTCAGCGCTGTCAGCGAAGTTGTGGACAAGGTTCTGCTGCTGGAACTCGGCGCGGAAGACTACGTGACTAAGCCCTTCAGTCCCCGCGAACTGCTGGCGCGTGTGCAGGCCAGCATCCGCCGCCGCCGCAAACCGGAGCCAACTCTCACTTACAAGTTCGGCGACTGCGAGATCGACTTTCTCAAAATGACCGCGAGAAAGGATGGCGGAAAGATCACTTTGACCGCCCATGAGTTCAAGCTCCTTCGGTTTTTCACCGAGAATCCAGAGAGGGTATTGAGCCGTGATGAACTGCTTAATGTGGTGTGGGGCTACAACTCATACCCCACGACTAGAACCGTGGACAACCAAATCTTGAAGCTGCGACAGAAACTCGAATCGGACCCTGCAAATCCGCGGCATCTGCAAACGATCTATGGCGCTGGCTACAAGTTCGCCCCCTGA